A genomic region of Barnesiella viscericola DSM 18177 contains the following coding sequences:
- a CDS encoding DUF6175 family protein codes for MKKFTWLLLFSLSVATLQAQDNFSRDVIYLSGEGTITLKSTASSSEKKQAIPMAVKSAIDTYLFAGIQGVDDGKPILKESDRSTHSYYFDRLYENNRYAVFAKPTDSPKPKKNALGLWEVTVTVLLYKDALDRDLLQNDMRQPEASEMSAEEVSDNGINPSIMVVPYKQDNETYQQILSRDSDKRIAISKVQEEFRSIGVTTVDFEAKYNAALRSNEFEYENAGSFDDQLIKSSGADIYVSVDIIKRNTGSKGSVSLTLKAYETATGNLLSSKISNYSGTTSFDRLCVGAIHKVSEEFLAEVVESLAKTIDRGTSVTLRVGIAEGSYRTLNDEVGNDGLFVISDYIRTWIRKNAVGGVFHQQGKTDLSMILDNIQIPNKDENGILQDANDFAVRLTRYLKKLGINASNRLDGNTIYLTIED; via the coding sequence ATGAAGAAATTTACCTGGCTACTCCTTTTTTCCCTCTCGGTAGCTACATTGCAAGCACAAGATAATTTTTCAAGAGATGTCATCTATCTCAGCGGTGAAGGCACAATCACATTGAAGTCGACCGCATCGTCTTCCGAAAAGAAACAGGCCATTCCCATGGCAGTAAAATCGGCCATCGACACCTATCTGTTTGCAGGAATCCAGGGAGTTGACGATGGTAAACCTATCCTGAAAGAGTCAGACCGTTCAACCCACTCCTACTATTTCGACCGCCTGTACGAGAACAACCGTTACGCCGTATTTGCCAAACCCACCGACTCGCCCAAGCCCAAGAAGAATGCTCTCGGCCTGTGGGAGGTTACCGTCACCGTGCTGCTGTACAAAGATGCTCTCGACCGGGATCTTCTGCAAAACGACATGCGCCAACCCGAAGCCTCGGAAATGTCAGCCGAAGAGGTCTCCGACAACGGCATCAACCCCTCAATCATGGTGGTTCCTTACAAACAAGATAATGAAACTTACCAACAGATACTCTCACGCGATTCGGACAAACGTATAGCCATCAGCAAAGTACAGGAAGAGTTCCGCTCGATAGGCGTGACCACCGTCGATTTCGAGGCCAAATACAATGCCGCCCTGCGCTCCAATGAGTTTGAATATGAAAACGCCGGCTCCTTCGACGACCAACTTATCAAGAGCAGTGGAGCCGACATCTACGTCAGCGTCGATATCATCAAACGCAACACCGGGTCGAAAGGCAGCGTATCGCTCACCCTCAAAGCCTACGAAACGGCAACCGGTAATCTGTTGTCGTCCAAAATATCCAACTACTCGGGTACGACCTCGTTCGACCGCCTGTGTGTAGGAGCCATTCACAAAGTATCGGAAGAGTTTCTGGCCGAAGTGGTCGAGAGTCTGGCCAAAACCATAGACCGGGGTACCTCGGTTACACTGCGCGTTGGCATTGCCGAAGGCTCGTACCGCACGCTCAACGACGAGGTAGGCAACGACGGATTATTCGTCATCTCGGACTATATCCGCACCTGGATACGCAAGAATGCCGTCGGCGGTGTATTCCATCAACAGGGTAAAACCGACCTATCAATGATTCTCGACAACATACAAATTCCCAACAAAGACGAGAACGGGATTCTGCAAGATGCCAACGACTTTGCCGTGCGGCTGACCCGCTATCTGAAAAAGCTGGGTATCAATGCGTCGAACCGTCTCGACGGAAATACCATCTACCTAACCATTGAAGATTAA
- a CDS encoding LPP20 family lipoprotein, with protein sequence MKRVLILIYVVTLTSLTFAGNPPAWVKAKPVDNDYYIGISSALTTEKNFQQVARDKALGDLIGEINIEIESSSLLNRQEIDEQYSESFRQDIKSTAVAQLEGHEMVDSYNDGERYWVYYRLNKAEYEKLMQKRLSDAINQAYGYWVKGLQAEKAGQLVDAMDLYLSGLSTIEEYANRRLPVDHQGKSTDVGIELYTSLKLLFFDLTIRTNPQKITAQSFSKEPSIVQIEVLRGETPAVGLPLKARFSIGEGSVSLDSKTQNDGSATLTLTNITSKLTYQEIELRVDVKVPTRFNTSFMKQLTDDLFDHIPVIKLPVEVEQSPLKVILYTKDHDTNTSLLNMISSYLNDYFDIVSDRESADLSIWVTPSIRKGGIVKSEMYDLYEIFASCDLTITDLATGNIVANFGLQDVRSLVPENSSNSKIRSTAQRDLFKKLRPVIERNLQKAHFSRKAQSATDLSPEDYDDTSMPEIIE encoded by the coding sequence ATGAAACGAGTTCTTATACTTATATACGTGGTTACACTTACCTCTTTGACCTTTGCCGGGAATCCGCCGGCATGGGTCAAAGCCAAACCGGTAGACAATGACTACTACATCGGCATCAGTTCGGCACTAACTACCGAAAAGAATTTCCAACAGGTGGCCCGCGACAAGGCCTTGGGCGACCTCATCGGCGAAATCAACATCGAAATCGAGAGCTCCTCGCTGCTGAACCGGCAGGAGATCGACGAGCAATACAGCGAGTCGTTCCGCCAGGACATCAAGAGCACAGCCGTTGCTCAGTTGGAAGGTCACGAAATGGTCGACAGCTACAACGACGGCGAGCGCTACTGGGTCTACTACCGACTGAATAAAGCCGAATATGAAAAGCTGATGCAGAAACGGCTCTCCGATGCCATCAACCAGGCCTACGGCTATTGGGTAAAGGGCCTTCAAGCCGAAAAGGCGGGACAGCTGGTCGACGCCATGGATCTCTATCTCTCGGGGCTGTCGACCATCGAGGAGTATGCCAACCGACGCCTTCCCGTCGACCACCAGGGGAAGAGTACCGACGTAGGCATCGAGCTCTACACGTCGCTCAAACTGCTCTTCTTCGACCTCACGATTCGCACCAATCCGCAAAAGATAACGGCACAATCGTTCAGCAAAGAGCCCTCAATCGTGCAGATTGAGGTTCTCCGTGGAGAGACTCCCGCCGTAGGGCTCCCCCTGAAAGCACGTTTCTCGATAGGCGAAGGCTCGGTATCGCTTGACTCCAAGACTCAGAACGACGGTTCGGCAACGCTCACCCTCACCAACATCACCTCGAAACTCACCTATCAGGAGATAGAACTTCGTGTCGACGTGAAGGTACCCACCCGTTTCAACACCTCGTTCATGAAGCAACTCACCGACGACCTGTTCGACCATATCCCCGTCATCAAATTACCCGTAGAGGTGGAGCAATCCCCGCTCAAAGTCATTCTCTACACCAAAGACCATGACACCAATACAAGCCTGCTCAACATGATTTCGAGCTACCTGAACGACTATTTCGACATCGTATCCGACCGGGAAAGCGCCGACCTTTCCATCTGGGTCACTCCCTCTATCCGCAAGGGGGGTATCGTCAAGAGCGAGATGTATGACCTTTACGAAATATTCGCCTCGTGCGACCTCACAATCACCGATTTGGCCACGGGCAATATCGTCGCCAACTTCGGGCTGCAAGATGTGCGTTCGCTGGTTCCCGAGAACAGCTCCAATTCCAAGATTCGGTCTACCGCACAGCGCGACCTGTTCAAGAAACTGCGTCCGGTCATCGAACGGAACCTGCAAAAGGCCCACTTCTCACGAAAGGCGCAATCGGCCACCGACCTCTCCCCCGAGGACTACGATGACACCTCGATGCCCGAAATTATCGAATAG
- a CDS encoding LPP20 family lipoprotein → MKAIKLFVISLVVMSLASCSSAKQATVNNGEQEIEQLCHFLTNEEYFYANATAESTDMQMAKDKAVNSARAAIAASISTAVENFSKRYRNDVNNELNEKTEERLQILTKQTISGSTVVCDRIVRTVDGKYRSYISVGLSKNQITDAIERAIMEDEKLKLDYQQAQFDKVADAEITKADVQGQGTQSAQ, encoded by the coding sequence ATGAAAGCAATCAAATTGTTTGTGATATCACTGGTCGTGATGTCTTTAGCATCTTGTTCTTCGGCCAAACAGGCTACGGTCAACAACGGTGAACAAGAAATTGAGCAACTGTGCCATTTCCTCACCAACGAAGAGTATTTCTATGCCAACGCCACGGCCGAAAGCACCGACATGCAGATGGCCAAGGACAAAGCCGTCAACTCGGCTCGGGCTGCTATCGCCGCCTCCATATCGACGGCCGTAGAGAACTTCTCCAAACGCTACCGTAACGATGTAAACAACGAGTTGAACGAGAAGACCGAAGAGCGTCTGCAAATCCTCACCAAACAGACTATTTCGGGCTCGACCGTCGTTTGCGACCGCATCGTTCGCACCGTCGATGGCAAATACAGATCCTACATCTCGGTAGGTCTCTCGAAAAATCAGATTACCGACGCCATCGAAAGAGCTATCATGGAAGATGAGAAGTTGAAACTCGATTATCAACAAGCTCAATTCGACAAGGTAGCCGATGCCGAGATTACCAAAGCCGACGTTCAAGGCCAAGGTACTCAAAGTGCTCAATAA
- the serS gene encoding serine--tRNA ligase: MLTLSVIKENPEDVIRRLAIKHFDGREAITRVLELDKIRRASQAELDGKLAELKGLAAQTGQLMKAGKKEEAEAVKAQTAAIKESTKTLEESMVSAEKEITDILLTVPNLPYAGVPEGRTAADNIVEKTGGVMPNLPEDALPHWELAKKYDLIDFELGVKITGAGFPVYKGKGARLQRALISFFLDAAREAGYLEIQPPYVVNAASGYGTGQLPDKEGQMYHCNEDDLYLIPTAEVPVTNLYRDVIFNESDLPIKNTAYSACFRREAGSYGKDVRGLNRLHQFDKVEIVQIQHPDHSYEALEEMKDHVQSLVERLELPWHILRLCGGDMSFTSAITFDFEVFSAAQKRWLEVSSVSNFESYQANRLHCRYRGADKKMHLCHTLNGSALALPRIVAALLENNQTPEGIKIPKVLVPYCGFDIID; the protein is encoded by the coding sequence ATGCTTACATTAAGTGTCATTAAAGAGAATCCCGAAGATGTGATACGCCGGTTGGCTATCAAGCATTTCGACGGGAGAGAGGCTATCACCCGGGTGCTCGAACTGGATAAGATACGTCGTGCTTCGCAAGCCGAACTCGACGGGAAACTGGCCGAGTTGAAGGGCTTGGCCGCCCAGACCGGGCAACTCATGAAAGCCGGAAAGAAAGAGGAGGCCGAGGCCGTGAAAGCTCAGACGGCTGCCATCAAGGAGTCGACCAAAACACTCGAAGAGTCGATGGTATCGGCCGAGAAAGAGATTACCGATATTCTGTTAACCGTCCCCAACCTGCCTTATGCCGGGGTGCCCGAGGGCCGTACCGCTGCCGACAACATTGTCGAGAAGACCGGTGGCGTTATGCCCAATCTGCCCGAAGATGCCCTGCCGCACTGGGAGCTGGCCAAGAAATACGATTTGATTGACTTTGAACTGGGTGTGAAGATTACCGGTGCCGGATTCCCCGTCTACAAAGGGAAAGGTGCCCGCCTGCAACGTGCCCTGATTTCGTTCTTCCTCGATGCCGCCCGCGAGGCCGGATACCTCGAAATACAGCCGCCTTATGTAGTCAACGCTGCATCGGGTTACGGCACGGGACAGCTGCCCGATAAAGAGGGTCAGATGTACCACTGCAACGAGGACGACCTCTACCTGATTCCTACCGCCGAGGTACCGGTGACCAACCTCTACCGCGACGTGATTTTCAACGAGAGCGACCTCCCCATCAAGAATACCGCCTACTCGGCCTGCTTCCGTCGCGAAGCCGGTTCGTACGGCAAAGACGTGCGCGGATTGAACCGTCTGCACCAGTTCGACAAGGTGGAGATTGTGCAAATACAACACCCCGACCACTCTTACGAGGCTCTGGAAGAGATGAAGGACCACGTGCAGAGCTTGGTAGAACGCCTTGAATTGCCCTGGCATATCCTGCGTCTGTGCGGTGGCGACATGAGTTTCACCTCGGCCATCACCTTCGACTTCGAGGTATTCTCGGCCGCCCAGAAACGCTGGCTCGAAGTGAGCTCCGTATCCAACTTCGAGAGCTATCAGGCCAACCGTCTGCACTGCCGCTACCGCGGTGCCGACAAGAAGATGCACCTGTGCCACACGCTCAACGGCAGTGCCTTGGCATTGCCCCGTATCGTGGCTGCATTGCTCGAAAACAACCAGACCCCCGAGGGTATCAAGATCCCGAAGGTGCTGGTGCCCTACTGCGGTTTTGACATCATCGACTAA
- a CDS encoding GatB/YqeY domain-containing protein, protein MNLFDQVSNDIKSAMLAKDKVRLEALRGIKKEFLEAKTAKGADGELSDETAMKILAKMVKQRKESAQIYSEQNRPDLAEPELAEAAVIETYLPKQMTDEELTEALKAIIAQVGAKTPQEMGKVMGVATKQLAGRADGRAISTKVKELLS, encoded by the coding sequence ATGAATTTATTTGATCAGGTCAGCAACGACATAAAAAGTGCCATGCTGGCAAAAGACAAGGTAAGACTCGAAGCCCTGCGGGGTATCAAGAAAGAGTTTCTCGAAGCTAAAACCGCCAAGGGTGCCGACGGCGAACTGTCGGACGAGACGGCGATGAAGATATTGGCCAAGATGGTGAAACAACGCAAGGAGAGCGCTCAGATCTACTCGGAGCAGAACCGTCCCGATCTGGCCGAACCCGAACTGGCCGAGGCTGCCGTTATCGAAACCTATCTGCCCAAGCAGATGACCGACGAGGAGTTGACCGAAGCCCTCAAAGCCATCATCGCCCAGGTGGGTGCCAAGACCCCGCAGGAGATGGGCAAGGTGATGGGTGTCGCCACCAAGCAGCTGGCCGGTCGTGCCGACGGTCGTGCCATCTCGACCAAAGTAAAGGAACTGTTGTCGTAA
- the ftsZ gene encoding cell division protein FtsZ, whose product MNDMDINNSQLPDFIVPGVEQKKDEPIKIKVVGVGGGGGNAVNYMYRQNIQGVSLALCNTDPQAMSDSPVPIKVAIGDEGAGGEPEEGKRLAEEYEQKDGRISALFEDETRMVFITAGMGGGTGTGAGPVVARIAKEKGMLTVGIVTIPFLFEGEPKILQAFAGVEEMRKHVDALLVINNERLCKIYPDLSWTNAFSKADDALANAARSIAELVSKNGKINLDFADVRTTLKNGGAAVISTGEGEGEHRMSKAIQNALISPLLKESDIYDSERVLFNLYFSPEESDELRIQESKELSAFMTRFKKRVKVIWGYTHDSSLGKKVKITILATGFEVSDLTFKGEYGGDADEHIAQSQYIVLRPDQLDNDELIDKLEKAPAYDRPKDFRDNFEGGEKREDSGNGGRRTIKF is encoded by the coding sequence ATGAACGATATGGATATAAATAACTCTCAGTTACCCGACTTCATCGTCCCCGGAGTTGAACAGAAGAAGGACGAGCCTATCAAGATAAAGGTAGTGGGTGTAGGCGGCGGCGGTGGTAATGCCGTCAATTACATGTACCGTCAGAATATCCAGGGAGTGAGCCTGGCTCTTTGCAATACCGACCCCCAAGCCATGAGCGACTCGCCGGTGCCCATCAAGGTGGCTATCGGCGACGAAGGTGCCGGGGGCGAACCCGAAGAGGGAAAGCGCCTGGCCGAGGAGTATGAGCAAAAGGACGGCCGCATCTCGGCCCTGTTCGAGGACGAGACCCGCATGGTATTCATCACCGCCGGTATGGGTGGTGGTACCGGTACCGGTGCCGGACCCGTCGTGGCCCGTATCGCCAAAGAGAAGGGCATGCTCACGGTGGGTATCGTCACGATACCTTTCCTCTTCGAGGGCGAGCCCAAGATTTTGCAGGCCTTTGCCGGTGTCGAGGAGATGCGCAAGCACGTCGACGCCCTGCTGGTCATCAACAACGAGCGGTTGTGCAAAATCTATCCCGACCTCTCCTGGACCAACGCCTTCTCCAAGGCCGACGACGCCTTGGCCAACGCGGCCCGCAGTATTGCCGAACTGGTGTCGAAGAACGGTAAGATAAACCTCGACTTTGCCGATGTGCGCACCACCCTTAAAAACGGAGGTGCTGCCGTAATCAGTACCGGCGAGGGCGAAGGCGAACACCGCATGAGCAAGGCCATACAGAATGCCTTGATTTCGCCGCTGCTCAAAGAGAGCGACATCTACGATTCGGAGCGGGTGCTGTTCAACCTCTATTTCTCGCCCGAGGAGTCGGACGAGCTGCGCATTCAGGAGTCGAAAGAGTTGAGTGCCTTCATGACCCGCTTCAAGAAACGGGTGAAGGTAATCTGGGGCTACACCCACGACTCTTCGCTGGGCAAGAAGGTGAAGATTACCATTCTGGCCACCGGTTTCGAGGTCTCGGACCTGACCTTCAAAGGCGAGTACGGAGGCGATGCCGACGAGCACATCGCCCAGTCGCAATACATCGTGTTGCGTCCCGACCAGCTCGACAACGACGAGCTCATCGACAAGCTCGAGAAGGCTCCCGCCTATGACCGCCCCAAAGACTTCCGCGACAATTTCGAGGGGGGCGAGAAGCGCGAGGATAGCGGCAACGGTGGTCGCCGCACCATAAAATTTTGA
- a CDS encoding cell division FtsA domain-containing protein — MDTDRYIVAIEIGSSKITGAIATRSLKGVVTVLGIDTEPLNGSVKRGFVVNADDVSSKIKRLIRKLNNRISTSKKIKQVYVGIGGQSLHAEDHMISRDYPEGTIITEEIIRHLQEEAREMPIAGADILEVVRTEVTVDDQLRTGREELEGSNLKMGLKLIVARDELKRSVAQCFRGEPSVIRYIPTALSTAYVALSNEDRQAGVMLVDFGAETTTVSIYKDGLLRYLSTIPLGGQNITRDIMTLKVTGPEAESFKVRLGSAKVMGEESNITLRGENLSEIKSLDLSKVVKARIEEIVANVNAHFDYAKCDRKSLGAGMVIVGGAAKLSNLAELLAEKCDIRVRKGALRQDMLLDVASQSKSADYLQILGLLYCGRENCVTVLPKAVDEPHDEAPEEEVKPVDPKEQKAREREEQERRKREEKEQRKREAEEAKKREKERKEKEKQEKEKSKGPGLFGKWKDMLRKAETLLDDENDNF; from the coding sequence ATGGATACGGATAGATACATAGTAGCTATTGAGATCGGGAGCTCGAAGATTACGGGCGCGATAGCAACCCGCTCTCTGAAAGGTGTGGTTACTGTGCTTGGCATAGATACCGAACCGTTGAATGGCAGTGTGAAACGAGGCTTCGTGGTCAATGCCGACGATGTTTCGTCTAAGATAAAACGCTTGATCCGGAAACTGAACAACCGGATAAGTACCTCGAAAAAAATCAAACAGGTCTATGTCGGTATCGGCGGTCAGTCGCTGCATGCCGAGGACCACATGATCAGCCGCGACTATCCCGAGGGTACGATTATTACCGAGGAGATAATCCGCCACTTGCAGGAGGAGGCCCGCGAGATGCCTATCGCCGGGGCCGACATCTTGGAGGTGGTCCGCACCGAGGTGACGGTCGACGACCAGTTGCGCACGGGACGGGAGGAGCTGGAAGGCTCGAACCTGAAAATGGGGCTGAAACTGATTGTCGCCCGCGACGAACTCAAACGGAGCGTAGCCCAATGCTTCCGGGGAGAACCCTCGGTCATTCGCTATATCCCCACGGCCCTCTCGACCGCCTATGTGGCACTGAGCAACGAGGACCGTCAGGCCGGTGTCATGCTGGTCGATTTCGGCGCCGAGACGACTACCGTATCGATTTACAAGGACGGACTGCTGCGCTACCTCTCGACCATACCGCTGGGCGGGCAGAACATCACGCGCGACATCATGACGCTCAAAGTGACCGGCCCCGAGGCCGAGTCGTTCAAGGTGCGGTTGGGTTCGGCCAAGGTGATGGGCGAGGAGTCGAACATCACGCTGCGCGGCGAGAACCTCTCCGAAATCAAGAGCCTCGACCTCTCGAAGGTGGTCAAGGCCCGTATCGAGGAGATTGTGGCCAACGTCAACGCCCACTTCGATTATGCCAAGTGCGACCGCAAGAGTCTGGGCGCCGGCATGGTGATTGTGGGTGGCGCGGCCAAACTCTCCAATCTGGCCGAACTGCTGGCCGAGAAGTGCGACATTCGGGTGCGCAAAGGAGCTCTGCGGCAAGACATGCTGCTCGACGTGGCTTCGCAATCGAAGAGCGCCGACTATCTGCAAATTCTGGGTCTGCTCTATTGCGGCCGGGAGAACTGCGTGACGGTACTGCCCAAGGCTGTCGACGAGCCGCACGACGAGGCTCCGGAAGAGGAGGTAAAACCGGTCGACCCGAAAGAGCAGAAGGCTCGGGAGCGCGAGGAGCAGGAACGTCGCAAACGCGAGGAGAAAGAGCAGCGCAAGCGCGAAGCCGAGGAGGCGAAGAAGCGCGAGAAAGAGCGCAAGGAGAAGGAGAAACAGGAGAAGGAAAAGTCCAAAGGGCCCGGTCTCTTCGGCAAGTGGAAAGACATGCTGCGGAAGGCCGAGACGCTGCTCGATGATGAAAACGATAATTTTTAA
- a CDS encoding cell division protein FtsQ/DivIB → MVVLVVYLFVSFFILRSYAAEDKCRDLQVEILDSAALHYVSPADVYGYIEEYDLDPCGKPLSQIDTEKMERTLRLNGVLGSVECYKKAGGIVCVEVTQRVPVMRVMANGGNYYVDTEGRRMVARAQYRAHLPLVTGCVDSVMTYSDLLPLARYIYNDSFWNAQIEQIYVNERHEIELIPRVGRQTILLGSAQDYEAKLDNLMQVYRQVFNQTGWSMYDTVSLKFKDQVVCTRRKKW, encoded by the coding sequence ATGGTAGTACTCGTTGTCTACCTGTTTGTTTCGTTCTTTATTCTCCGCTCCTACGCGGCAGAAGACAAGTGCCGGGACTTGCAGGTCGAGATACTCGACAGTGCTGCCCTGCACTATGTCTCACCGGCCGATGTGTATGGATATATCGAGGAGTACGATTTGGATCCCTGCGGCAAACCGTTGAGCCAGATCGACACCGAGAAGATGGAGCGGACCCTGCGGCTGAACGGCGTGTTGGGTTCGGTCGAATGTTATAAGAAAGCGGGGGGCATCGTGTGTGTCGAGGTCACCCAGCGCGTGCCCGTGATGCGGGTCATGGCCAATGGTGGCAACTACTACGTCGATACCGAGGGGCGTCGCATGGTGGCCCGGGCTCAATATCGGGCTCACTTGCCTCTGGTCACCGGGTGTGTGGACAGCGTGATGACTTACAGCGACCTGCTGCCGCTGGCCCGGTACATTTACAACGACTCGTTTTGGAACGCTCAGATTGAACAAATCTATGTCAATGAGCGTCATGAAATAGAGTTGATTCCCCGGGTGGGACGGCAGACGATTCTGTTGGGCTCGGCACAGGATTATGAGGCGAAACTCGATAACCTGATGCAGGTCTATCGACAGGTCTTCAACCAGACGGGCTGGTCGATGTACGACACCGTCTCGTTGAAGTTCAAGGACCAGGTGGTTTGTACCCGCCGGAAAAAATGGTGA
- the murC gene encoding UDP-N-acetylmuramate--L-alanine ligase, translating to MKSYTSLYFIGAGGIGMSALVRYFLAKGYRVAGYDRTPSPLTAELQAEGLEIVYDESVDLIPDYCRDPATTLVVYTPAIPATHVGLVYFREQGFRVIKRAELLGLITQSSKGLCFSGTHGKTTTSSMAAHIFHESPIGCNAFLGGILRNYDSNLILSDHSPFTVIEADEYDRSFHWLHPYMAVVTATDPDHLDIYGTEEAYLESFTHFTSLIQPGGCLVMKRGIKLVPRVQEGVKVYSYSARDGGDFHAGNIRVGNGTIVFDFVAPDGVVADVELGVPVDINIENAVAAMAIARLNGVTDDDMRRAMASFRGAKRRFEFWVKRDDRVMIDDYAHHPDELKASIRSVRALYPGRKLTVIFQPHLYSRTRDFAPQFAEALSMADQVILLDIYPAREQPIPGVTSQIIFDKITCREKELCLREKLLERIKECNFDVLLTMGAGDIDRLLPQIASIVEAK from the coding sequence ATGAAATCATATACCTCACTCTATTTCATAGGCGCCGGCGGTATCGGTATGAGTGCGCTGGTGCGTTATTTCCTGGCCAAGGGCTACCGGGTGGCCGGTTACGACCGCACCCCTTCGCCGCTGACGGCCGAACTCCAAGCCGAGGGGTTGGAGATTGTCTATGACGAGTCGGTCGACCTCATTCCCGATTACTGTCGCGACCCGGCCACGACGCTGGTCGTGTACACGCCGGCCATTCCCGCCACCCATGTCGGTCTGGTCTATTTCAGGGAGCAGGGTTTCCGGGTAATCAAGCGGGCCGAGCTGCTGGGACTCATCACCCAGTCGAGCAAGGGCCTCTGCTTCTCGGGAACGCATGGCAAGACCACCACGTCGAGTATGGCGGCCCACATCTTCCACGAGTCGCCCATCGGCTGCAACGCCTTTCTGGGCGGTATCTTGCGCAACTACGACAGCAACCTCATCTTGTCGGACCACTCGCCCTTCACGGTCATCGAGGCCGACGAGTATGACCGCTCGTTCCACTGGTTGCACCCCTATATGGCCGTGGTGACGGCTACCGACCCCGACCACCTCGACATCTACGGTACCGAGGAGGCCTACCTCGAAAGTTTCACCCACTTTACCTCGCTCATACAGCCGGGCGGCTGCCTGGTCATGAAGCGGGGCATCAAGCTGGTGCCTCGCGTGCAGGAGGGGGTTAAGGTCTATTCCTATTCGGCCCGCGACGGCGGCGATTTCCATGCCGGGAATATCCGGGTAGGCAACGGCACCATCGTGTTCGACTTCGTGGCCCCCGACGGCGTGGTGGCCGATGTGGAGCTGGGAGTCCCCGTCGACATCAACATCGAGAATGCCGTAGCCGCCATGGCGATTGCCCGGTTGAACGGTGTGACCGACGACGACATGCGCCGGGCCATGGCCTCGTTCCGCGGAGCCAAACGGCGGTTTGAGTTCTGGGTGAAACGCGACGACCGCGTGATGATCGACGACTATGCCCACCACCCCGACGAGTTGAAGGCCAGTATCCGTTCGGTGCGGGCGCTCTATCCCGGGCGCAAGCTCACGGTCATCTTCCAGCCCCATCTGTACAGCCGCACCCGCGACTTTGCCCCTCAGTTTGCCGAGGCCCTCTCGATGGCCGACCAGGTTATCCTGCTTGATATCTACCCGGCCCGCGAGCAGCCCATACCGGGAGTCACCTCGCAGATTATTTTCGACAAGATAACGTGCAGAGAGAAAGAACTTTGTTTGCGCGAAAAGTTGTTAGAACGGATAAAAGAGTGTAACTTTGACGTTTTATTGACCATGGGGGCCGGTGACATAGACCGTCTGCTGCCCCAGATAGCGTCGATTGTGGAGGCGAAATGA